A single Metarhizium brunneum chromosome 5, complete sequence DNA region contains:
- the rnr-2 gene encoding Ribonucleoside-diphosphate reductase small chain: MTTQITPSKQAASAIDSLKMESPVKKLDFGVADKENKPLDEAAVAALAEQVDAEHESKIESKKDDKSAAVAPGIKAEVDEPLLQENPQRFVLFPIKYHEIWQMYKKAEASFWTAEEIDLSKDLHDWNNRLNDDEKYFISHILAFFAASDGIVNENLVERFSGEVQIPEARCFYGFQIMMENIHSETYSLLIDTYIKENAQRTYLFNAIDTIPCIRKKADWAIRWIQDKESTFAQRLVAFAAVEGIFFSGAFASIFWLKKRGLMPGLTFSNELISRDEGLHTDFACLLHSHLKNRASKQVIYDIITDAVAIEQEFLTEALPCALLGMNSNLMKQYIEFVADRLLVALGNEKVYKTSNPFDFMENISLGGKTNFFEKRVGDYQKAGVLASASKKEDGTVSDENKDGGDFTFDDEF; the protein is encoded by the exons ATGACTACCCAGATCACCCCCTCCAAGCAG GCTGCTTCAGCCATTGATTCGCTGAAGATGGAGTCGCCGGTTAAGAAATTGGATTTTGGTGTCGCCGACAAAGAGAACAAGCCTCTCGATGAggctgccgtcgctgcccTTGCTGAGCAGGTCGACGCTGAGCACGAGTCCAAGATTGAGAgcaagaaagacgacaaatCGGCCGCAGTCGCCCCTGGCATCAAAGCAGAAGTCGATGAGCCTCTTCTCCAAGAGAATCCTCAGCGCTTCGTTTTGTTCCCTATCAAGTATCACGAG ATCTGGCAAATGTACAAGAAAGCTGAAGCTTCTTTCTGGACGGCCGAGGAGATTGATCTCTCCAAAGATCTGCACGACTGGAACAACCGTCTGAATGACGACGAAAAATATTTCATTTCTCATATCCTGGCTTTCTTCGCTGCCTCAGATGGTATCGTCAACGAGAATCTGGTCGAGCGCTTCAGCGGCGAGGTTCAGATCCCCGAGGCCCGCTGCTTCTACGGCTTCCAAATTATGATGGAGAACATCCACTCAGAAACCTACTCATTGCTGATCGATACCTACATCAAAGAGAATGCCCAACGCACCTACTTATTCAATGCCATTGATACCA TTCCTTGTATCCGCAAGAAGGCCGACTGGGCCATCCGATGGATCCAGGACAAGGAGTCTACCTTCGCTCAGCGTCTCGTCGCGTTCGCTGCTGTTGagggcatcttcttcagtgGTGCATTCGCCTCTATCTTCTGGCTGAAGAAGCGCGGTCTCATGCCAGGTCTGACCTTCTCCAACGAGCTCATCTCTCGTGATGAGGGTCTGCACACTGACTTTGCCTGCCTCCTGCATTCCCACCTCAAGAATCGCGCTAGCAAGCAAGTCATCTACGACATCATTACAGACGCTGTCGCTATTGAGCAAGAATTTTTGACTGAGGCTCTGCCCTGCGCTCTACTTGGCATGAACTCCAATTTGATGAAGCAGTACATTGAATTCGTTGCTGATCGTTTGTTGGTCGCTCTTGGAAACGAGAAGGTGTACAAAACGTCCAATCCCTTCGACTTCATGGAAAACATTTCTCTTGGCGGCAAGACCAACTTCTTTGAAAAGAGAGTTGGTGACTACCAAAaggctggtgttttggcCAGCGCTTCCAAGAAAGAAGACGGTACTGTTTCCGATGAAAATAAAGACGGCGGTGACTTCACCTTTGACGACGAATTCTAA
- the dcp2 gene encoding mRNA decapping complex subunit 2 has protein sequence MAATEMQLEDWLDDLCVRFIINLPQEDLSSVARICFQVEEAQWFYEDFIRPLDPTLPSMSLRTFCLRIFQHCPLLASFSVENHTKAFEEFLQYKTRVPVRGAIMLNHAMDSVVLVKGWKKGANWSFPRGKINKDEDDLDCAIREVYEETGLDLRAAGLVPTEKKPKYIEISMREQQLRLYVFRDIPMDTKFQPRTRKEISKIQWYKLSELPAFRKKGAQNQNDTGNGPAVNKFYMVAPFLVPLKKWIYSQKKLNDKRATSGAHGHLPHYPAVDEVATTEDDTWAPGNPEKQSHVPAIETLDGATQELQRLLKMQPPTQGLQSPPQEDKGTALLSILQSNASRPAPPTHQNVPLPHTPLDATISEPPQPRNPHHHANLNPIHVQSHQPPPSFPYAPDHETVSWNPNQPPHSQQHHIDTTRNQQPGQYQLPSAHSQTPRRQAQESMLQNDSFQNQPALQLVGTLPNIATGLASLTSLQNSQMSASPGSAKLSGASLALLNAFKRDTGTTQENQAVMNPPGTGHAAPPSAQSSPYYSTSIPSLNLLGDHSSRPAEQTNVSELVGSSVQPKGDPHRSALLDMFKKSPPNTTANQSQVGATQENRHEITKQSTGQPEQGEHMFLRQFQANRGPPNEHLSLEQPTLQSKSSQPALPSPHVGESPSAHHHKYQYSQPPQPQPQPQQPARSPLVSGHGQPPQPPRILQRGQRLDDISSTARQRELSPKTSPFGAQNGAHRFPTAAPESSLIANTGDHTRRPDDTREQKQQLLSLFGKQQIPGGTAPASGTDSRQGADPPSPRVSSMASRGGETPISPAEQTFLLDYLQSVTNNAGRR, from the exons ATGGCAGCGACCGAGATGCAGCTCGAAGACT GGCTGGACGACCTCTGCGTCCGCTTCATCATCAATCTTCCTCAAGAAGATCTCTCTTCTGTTGCCCGAATATGCTTCCAAGTCGAGGAGGCGCAATGGTTCTATGAAGATTTCATCAGGCCACTTGACCCGACTTTGCCTTCAATGTCGCTGAGGACCTTTTGCCTGCGAATCTTTCAACATTGCCCGTTGCTTGCATCCTTCTCCGTTGAGAACCATACCAAGGCATTCGAGGAGTTCCTTCAGTACAAGACCCGAGTCCCAGTCAGAGGCGCTATCATGCTCAACCATGCCATGGACTCTGTGGTATTGGTCAAGGGCTGGAAAAAAGGAGCGAACTGGAGTTTCCCGCGCGGTAAGATCAAcaaagatgaggatgatCTAGATTGTGCCATCCGCGAGGTTTATGAGGAGACTGGTCTTGATCTTCGTGCCGCCGGTCTCGTACCCACTGAGAAGAAGCCCAAATATATTGAGATTTCAATGAGGGAGCAGCAGTTACGGCTTTACGTTTTCCGGGACATTCCTATGGATACCAAGTTCCAACCGCGGACTCGCAAGGAAATCAGCAAAATCCAATGGTACAAGCTATCAGAACTTCCCGCGTTCCGCAAGAAAGGCGCCCAAAACCAGAATGATACTGGTAATGGACCAGCTGTGAACAAGTTCTACATGGTTGCCCCATTCCTTGTCCCCCTGAAAAAATGGATTTATTCGCAAAAGAAATTGAACGACAAAAGAGCAACAAGCGGAGCCCATGGCCATTTACCCCATTACCCAGCCGTTGACGAGGTCGCCACAACCGAAGACGATACATGGGCACCCGGTAACCCTGAGAAGCAATCACATGTGCCTGCTATTGAAACCCTCGATGGGGCAACCCAAGAGCTACAGAGGCTGTTGAAAATGCAGCCTCCTACTCAGGGGCTCCAATCCCCGCCCCAAGAAGATAAAGGCACAGCTCTCCTCTCGATTCTTCAATCTAATGCTAGTCGTCCGGCACCGCCGACTCACCAGAACGTTCCATTGCCGCACACTCCTCTGGATGCTACGATATCCGAACCTCCTCAACCACGGAATCCCCATCACCACGCTAATTTGAATCCCATCCATGTTCAGTCACACCAGCCTCCGCCTTCTTTCCCGTATGCTCCAGACCATGAAACTGTGTCCTGGAATCCGAACCAGCCGCCCCACTCGCAGCAACATCATATCGATACGACCAGAAATCAGCAACCAGGCCAGTACCAACTTCCGTCGGCTCACTCACAGACCCCGCGACGCCAGGCCCAAGAATCGATGCTTCAGAATGACTCATTCCAGAATCAACCTGCGCTTCAGCTTGTCGGGACCCTGCCAAATATTGCAACCGGGCTTGCGTCATTGACTAGTCTACAGAACAGTCAGATGTCTGCTAGTCCTGGATCCGCGAAACTTAGCGGAGCATCCCTTGCTCTTCTCAATGCTTTCAAACGGGATACTGGGACTACGCAGGAAAACCAAGCCGTTATGAACCCACCAGGTACTGGTCATGCCGCTCCGCCTAGTGCTCAAAGTTCCCCGTATTATAGTACATCCATTCCCTCGCTTAATCTCCTGGGCGACCATTCGAGTCGTCCTGCAGAGCAAACAAATGTCTCAGAATTGGTTGGGTCTTCTGTCCAGCCCAAAGGAGATCCGCATCGCTCTGCTCTTCTGGACATGTTTAAAAAGAGCCCTCCAAATACTACAGCAAACCAATCCCAGGTTGGAGCTACGCAGGAAAATCGACATGAAATCACCAAACAATCCACAGGACAGCCAGAACAGGGCGAACATATGTTCCTCCGGCAATTTCAGGCCAATCGTGGCCCACCTAACGAGCACCTCTCTCTTGAGCAGCCGACTCTTCAGtccaagtcaagtcaaccAGCTTTGCCCTCGCCTCATGTTGGAGAGAGCCCAAGCGCCCATCATCACAAGTACCAATATTCTCAGCcaccgcagccgcagccgcagccgcaacaACCTGCTCGATCGCCACTTGTCTCTGGTCACGGACAACCGCCTCAGCCACCCCGCATCCTTCAACGGGGGCAGCGTCTCGACGATATCTCTTCCACGGCCCGTCAACGCGAATTGTCTCCAAAAACCTCCCCATTTGGCGCGCAGAATGGTGCACATCGCTTTCCTACGGCTGCCCCCGAGTCTTCCCTGATAGCCAACACTGGGGATCACACCCGCCGCCCTGATGATACTCGCGAACAAAAGCAACAGCTGTTATCTTTATTTGGAAAGCAACAAATCCCAGGAGGCACAGCACCAGCTTCTGGAACGGATTCTAGACAAGGCGCCGACCCTCCATCGCCGAGAGTCTCATCAATGGCATCTAGAGGCGGGGAGACGCCCATCTCCCCTGCTGAACAAACCTTCTTGTTGGACTATTTGCAGTCTGTTACCAATAATGCCGGACGTCGATAA